Proteins encoded by one window of bacterium:
- a CDS encoding type II secretion system protein GspJ, translated as MERRDSRFNHLLINGFTLIEVLIGISIFMIIITAIYTTFSQGISVTKMGDEKVSLYQELRLSLDEISTALRNTTKLENEKFEGKDTYLNFLALDTQKQTLSKITYQWDENKLLKRETFLAWQENKDLEETMIESVDKVEFKYLDLEDIWHETWNTNKPPKAVKVSLYADKKMFTTTVWIPIGSSI; from the coding sequence ATGGAAAGAAGGGATAGTAGATTTAATCACTTACTTATAAATGGATTTACCCTGATTGAAGTGCTTATTGGTATATCAATCTTTATGATTATTATCACGGCTATCTATACAACATTTAGTCAAGGAATTAGTGTAACTAAGATGGGTGATGAAAAGGTATCTTTATACCAGGAATTAAGACTATCCTTAGATGAGATATCCACTGCACTTAGAAATACAACTAAATTAGAGAATGAGAAATTTGAAGGTAAAGATACCTATTTGAATTTTTTAGCCTTAGATACACAAAAACAAACTTTATCAAAAATAACCTATCAATGGGATGAAAATAAACTTTTAAAGAGAGAAACTTTTCTTGCATGGCAAGAGAATAAAGATTTAGAAGAGACAATGATAGAATCTGTAGATAAAGTAGAATTCAAGTATCTGGATTTAGAAGACATCTGGCATGAAACATGGAATACGAATAAACCACCTAAAGCAGTAAAAGTCTCTCTCTATGCGGATAAAAAGATGTTTACTACGACGGTGTGGATTCCCATAGGAAGCTCGATATGA
- a CDS encoding prepilin-type N-terminal cleavage/methylation domain-containing protein: MMYATGKKHKQIGESKGFTLLELLIVISMIGILILTAIPSFKGTYKNLKISLTAKEMASLITYARQKAVLERTKYKLNLDYQGKKYWLSVEKDPINYPDYYVKSGKVYCLPEEFVMNSYLDAIIFYPDGRVNIGVLTLRDEESREYILTFGTRINYVKIYKKDMD, translated from the coding sequence ATGATGTATGCAACTGGGAAGAAACACAAACAGATAGGAGAGAGTAAAGGTTTTACTTTACTTGAATTATTGATAGTTATATCTATGATAGGAATACTAATACTAACCGCGATACCATCTTTTAAAGGAACATACAAAAATCTTAAAATCTCTCTAACGGCTAAAGAAATGGCTTCACTTATCACCTATGCCCGACAAAAGGCTGTCTTAGAAAGGACTAAATATAAACTGAATCTCGATTATCAGGGTAAAAAATACTGGTTATCTGTAGAAAAAGACCCAATTAACTACCCTGATTATTATGTTAAGTCTGGAAAAGTCTATTGTCTTCCAGAAGAATTTGTAATGAATAGCTATCTTGATGCTATTATCTTCTATCCTGATGGTAGAGTTAATATAGGGGTATTAACTCTTAGAGATGAAGAGAGTAGAGAGTATATTTTAACATTTGGCACAAGGATTAATTATGTTAAGATTTACAAGAAAGATATGGACTAA
- the gspG gene encoding type II secretion system major pseudopilin GspG gives MRNNKGFTLIELMLVIIIIGILVAMVLPRFTGRTYQAKVARAKADIVSISVALDMYELDNDSYPTTEQGLSALRQKPTTPPIPNNWKGTYLKKKIPVDPWNNPYHYTCPGVHNEDYDLISYGKDGVEGGGDDVCNWEETQTDRRE, from the coding sequence ATGAGAAACAATAAGGGCTTTACTTTAATCGAACTTATGCTTGTCATTATCATTATTGGCATATTGGTAGCGATGGTCTTGCCCAGATTTACTGGCAGAACTTATCAAGCAAAGGTAGCGAGAGCTAAAGCAGATATTGTCAGTATTTCAGTTGCCTTAGATATGTATGAATTAGATAATGATTCCTACCCCACGACTGAGCAAGGATTATCCGCTTTGAGACAAAAACCTACTACTCCACCTATCCCGAATAACTGGAAAGGAACTTATCTTAAGAAGAAAATACCCGTAGATCCCTGGAATAATCCATACCATTACACCTGCCCCGGGGTGCATAATGAAGATTACGACTTAATTTCTTACGGAAAGGATGGTGTAGAAGGTGGCGGTGATGATGTATGCAACTGGGAAGAAACACAAACAGATAGGAGAGAGTAA
- a CDS encoding type II secretion system F family protein translates to MPNFVYKAKDKSGNIFEGNIVAESQKIVVDTLDKMGYFPVLIQEEQKAEGREQRAEGRGQRAEDRKQKELWRFNPINNKEVTMFTRQISDLLEGGLPLNKALSVLYQQTQNKQFKIIIEEVNKNVQQGMKFSDALNKYPKIFPAFLVTMIKVGEAGGMLPHVLDRAGDYLERIEDLRMKVSTALIYPCLLVAVGIISICFLMTFVIPKLVTMFEDLGQNLPFPTLILIFSSNFMAKYWWMIFASFIIVIFAIKRMLATQKGRLTIHKFLLSLPYIGEVIKKVEVLKFSLNLGTLLKNGVSILEALKVISSHSGNLIFKKDIDRIYKQVDEGKGFANSLIDKEFFSSLMVSMVSISEEGGFLEKALLKIASNYEKELDRSIKVITSLLEPIVILAMGFMVGFIVIAMLLPIFKMNILVE, encoded by the coding sequence ATGCCTAACTTTGTATATAAGGCAAAGGATAAATCGGGTAATATATTTGAAGGTAACATAGTTGCTGAATCACAAAAAATAGTTGTCGATACCTTAGATAAAATGGGTTATTTCCCTGTTTTGATACAGGAAGAACAGAAGGCAGAGGGCAGAGAGCAGAGAGCAGAAGGCAGAGGGCAGAGAGCAGAGGACAGAAAACAGAAGGAACTATGGCGATTTAACCCGATAAATAATAAGGAAGTGACTATGTTTACCAGACAAATATCAGATTTACTTGAAGGCGGACTTCCTTTAAATAAAGCCTTATCCGTATTATATCAACAAACCCAAAATAAACAATTTAAAATAATAATCGAGGAGGTAAATAAAAATGTTCAGCAAGGGATGAAATTCTCTGATGCCCTAAATAAATACCCTAAAATATTCCCTGCATTTTTAGTAACTATGATTAAGGTTGGAGAGGCAGGAGGTATGTTACCTCATGTGTTAGATAGGGCAGGAGATTATCTTGAAAGGATAGAAGATTTGAGGATGAAGGTATCTACCGCATTAATTTACCCTTGTTTATTAGTCGCGGTAGGAATAATAAGCATTTGTTTCCTGATGACTTTTGTTATCCCGAAGTTAGTAACTATGTTTGAGGATTTAGGACAAAATCTACCATTTCCTACCCTTATTTTAATCTTTAGTAGTAATTTTATGGCTAAATATTGGTGGATGATATTCGCTTCTTTTATAATTGTCATCTTTGCCATAAAAAGGATGCTTGCTACTCAAAAAGGTCGTTTAACTATCCATAAATTCTTGTTGTCATTACCCTATATAGGTGAGGTGATAAAAAAAGTAGAGGTTTTAAAATTCAGTTTAAATTTAGGCACTTTATTGAAAAACGGCGTGTCCATATTAGAGGCTTTAAAGGTAATTAGTAGTCATAGTGGTAATTTAATTTTTAAAAAGGATATTGATAGAATTTATAAACAAGTCGATGAAGGTAAGGGATTTGCGAATAGTTTAATAGACAAAGAGTTTTTTTCATCTTTAATGGTCAGTATGGTATCTATTTCCGAAGAAGGTGGCTTTTTAGAAAAGGCATTATTAAAAATAGCCTCAAATTATGAAAAGGAACTTGATAGGTCAATAAAAGTAATCACCTCATTATTAGAACCAATAGTGATTTTGGCTATGGGATTTATGGTCGGATTTATTGTTATTGCCATGCTATTACCTATTTTTAAGATGAATATCTTAGTAGAGTAA
- a CDS encoding GspE/PulE family protein codes for MGYLQENSMYQSISEEKENLVETDIPYVQLQDIHIDAKAIRKVSAKFALHYKLIPLSLNDSYLTVAMTNPTDIHTLDDIKRLLKYEIKPVLSNEVDILKAIKKYYGIGAETIEGIKARGDYFEGARLEITSETKESEDISNNAKDPSIIKFVNEIILESINDRATDIHFEPYEKELTIRYRIDSILYNIPIPAKISQFHQAIISRIKVMADLNIAEHRVPQDGRIKIKVGKDEYDLRVSVLPTPFGESVSIRILSRKPYTLEELGLCDEDLLKINRLITQPHGIILVTGPTGSGKTTTLYACLTKINSIEKNIITIEDPIEYQIKGITQMQVLPKIDFTFANALRSMLRHDPDIMMVGEIRDLETAELAIRTALTGHLVFSTLHTNDAAGAIARLLDMKIEPYLISSSIEAIIAQRLVRKICPRCKEGDRGQRTEDRGQKFGCEECRYTGYKGRTGVYEILLMSDEIRELILNQSPTYKIKEKAVELGMKTLLEDGMKKVEAGITNKLEVLRITQQ; via the coding sequence ATCGGCTATTTACAGGAGAATAGTATGTACCAATCTATATCAGAAGAAAAGGAGAATCTGGTGGAAACTGATATCCCTTATGTGCAATTACAGGATATTCATATAGATGCGAAGGCAATCAGGAAGGTTTCCGCTAAATTTGCCTTACATTATAAACTTATACCTCTATCTTTAAATGATAGTTATCTCACGGTAGCTATGACTAATCCCACAGATATTCATACCTTAGATGACATAAAACGCCTCTTAAAGTACGAAATAAAACCTGTTTTAAGTAATGAAGTAGATATATTGAAGGCAATTAAAAAATACTATGGAATAGGGGCAGAAACCATAGAAGGAATAAAGGCAAGAGGAGACTACTTTGAAGGAGCAAGACTTGAAATTACAAGCGAAACAAAAGAATCTGAAGATATAAGTAATAATGCCAAAGACCCATCGATAATTAAGTTTGTTAATGAAATTATATTAGAATCTATTAATGACCGAGCTACGGATATTCATTTTGAGCCTTATGAAAAAGAGTTAACCATAAGATACCGTATTGATAGCATACTTTATAATATTCCTATACCCGCTAAAATTAGCCAGTTCCACCAGGCAATTATCTCAAGGATAAAGGTAATGGCAGATTTAAATATTGCAGAACATAGAGTTCCACAGGATGGCAGGATAAAGATTAAGGTAGGCAAAGATGAATATGATTTACGGGTATCTGTTCTTCCTACACCTTTTGGAGAGAGCGTAAGTATAAGAATTTTGAGTAGAAAACCATATACCTTAGAAGAATTAGGGTTATGTGATGAGGATTTATTAAAAATAAATCGATTAATAACTCAGCCGCATGGTATAATATTGGTTACAGGACCAACGGGTTCCGGGAAAACAACTACCTTGTATGCCTGCTTGACTAAAATCAACTCTATTGAAAAGAATATAATCACTATTGAAGACCCAATTGAGTATCAAATAAAAGGGATAACCCAGATGCAAGTTTTACCAAAGATTGATTTTACCTTTGCTAATGCACTACGCTCGATGTTAAGACATGACCCGGATATAATGATGGTAGGAGAAATAAGGGATTTAGAGACAGCAGAATTGGCGATTAGAACCGCATTGACCGGACATCTGGTATTTTCTACTTTACATACTAATGATGCCGCAGGAGCTATTGCCCGATTACTGGATATGAAGATAGAACCTTATTTGATATCATCCTCTATTGAGGCGATTATTGCTCAAAGATTGGTAAGGAAGATATGCCCGAGGTGTAAGGAAGGAGACAGAGGGCAGAGGACAGAAGACAGAGGACAGAAGTTTGGCTGTGAGGAGTGTAGATATACAGGTTATAAAGGGAGAACAGGAGTTTATGAGATTTTATTAATGAGTGATGAGATAAGGGAGTTAATATTAAACCAATCTCCTACTTATAAAATTAAAGAAAAGGCAGTTGAATTAGGGATGAAGACATTACTTGAAGATGGAATGAAAAAGGTAGAAGCAGGAATTACAAATAAATTAGAGGTATTAAGAATAACACAGCAGTGA
- a CDS encoding secretin N-terminal domain-containing protein has protein sequence MNKLKILLCLLIVLSLSPLQAEESKEIPLPPETLPQEVREKIKEQLRLEQERPQPPLPTTDREIEIPPAEIQTPTKRTLSNKITINVKNMEIIDVLNILAKKGGMNIVASKNVQGRVTIFLEEISVEDALKVICEVNDLAYEKKDELIKVMANHEYEQLYGKKANDRKILRMLEIKYAQPTSILQLLNGVKSRDGKIFIDERANKLIIIDLPELIQQMQEIIKVLDTPSITKTFTLTYAQPQKLEPVLKSLLSRDGKLQTDSLNKKIIVTDISEKVEVISQLITEFDNYPELSTEIFTLNYAKPEEIVEKIKDELTKEIGTVKMDKRTNKVIVSDLPCQIKRIKEIVTTCDTQTKEVVIEAKIIQVNLSDEFKFGIDWEYLAQQTDNLNIKTNLGALTQGEAGIRIEAGVLNTDDYHILLEALKTIGDTKLLSTPKVAVISGEEAKILVGSNVPYITEETVVPQQGNPIKVQKVTYIDVGVKLFVTPKISEDDFVTIKIKPEVSAVTRYVNDNLPVVETSNVESEIRIKDGMTIVIGGLVKEEKTKEIAQVPFLRNIPYLGYLFKKETTKKLNSELVILLTPKIITGEEK, from the coding sequence ATGAATAAATTAAAAATATTATTATGTCTACTTATCGTTTTATCTTTATCCCCTCTTCAAGCAGAGGAATCAAAGGAAATACCACTTCCTCCTGAGACATTACCTCAAGAGGTCCGGGAAAAAATAAAGGAACAACTGAGATTAGAACAAGAAAGACCACAACCTCCATTACCGACAACAGATAGAGAAATAGAGATACCTCCTGCCGAAATTCAAACCCCAACTAAACGCACCCTGAGTAATAAAATAACCATTAATGTCAAAAATATGGAAATAATCGATGTGCTTAATATCCTGGCTAAAAAAGGTGGAATGAATATAGTTGCCAGCAAGAATGTGCAGGGTAGAGTTACGATATTCTTAGAGGAGATAAGTGTAGAAGATGCATTAAAGGTCATCTGCGAGGTGAATGATTTAGCTTATGAAAAGAAAGATGAATTAATTAAGGTTATGGCTAATCATGAATATGAACAGTTATATGGTAAAAAGGCGAACGACCGCAAAATACTTAGAATGCTTGAAATAAAATATGCTCAACCGACTTCCATCCTTCAATTACTTAATGGAGTAAAGAGCAGAGACGGTAAAATATTTATAGATGAACGGGCAAATAAACTTATTATTATTGATTTACCAGAATTAATCCAGCAGATGCAAGAGATTATCAAAGTATTAGATACCCCATCAATAACAAAGACTTTTACCCTTACTTATGCCCAACCCCAGAAGTTAGAACCAGTATTAAAGAGTCTCCTATCCCGAGATGGAAAACTTCAAACGGATTCTTTAAATAAGAAGATTATTGTTACGGATATATCTGAAAAGGTAGAGGTAATTTCCCAATTGATTACAGAGTTTGATAACTATCCCGAGCTGAGCACAGAAATTTTTACCCTTAACTATGCTAAACCAGAAGAAATAGTCGAAAAGATAAAGGATGAGCTAACTAAAGAGATAGGAACAGTTAAGATGGATAAAAGGACAAATAAGGTTATAGTAAGTGATTTGCCTTGTCAGATAAAGAGGATTAAAGAGATTGTTACTACCTGTGATACCCAGACAAAAGAGGTAGTAATTGAGGCAAAAATTATCCAGGTAAATTTATCAGATGAGTTTAAATTTGGGATAGACTGGGAATATTTAGCCCAGCAGACGGATAACTTGAATATCAAGACTAACCTTGGTGCGTTAACCCAAGGTGAGGCAGGAATTCGGATAGAGGCAGGGGTATTAAATACCGATGATTATCATATACTCTTAGAGGCACTAAAGACTATTGGAGATACAAAATTACTCTCTACCCCCAAAGTAGCAGTAATAAGCGGGGAAGAAGCAAAAATTTTAGTGGGAAGTAATGTGCCTTATATCACTGAAGAGACTGTAGTTCCACAACAAGGGAATCCGATTAAGGTGCAAAAGGTAACTTATATTGATGTGGGCGTAAAACTCTTTGTTACCCCAAAGATAAGTGAGGATGATTTTGTTACTATAAAGATAAAACCCGAAGTAAGTGCTGTAACAAGATATGTAAATGATAACCTCCCTGTCGTAGAGACTTCTAATGTAGAAAGCGAAATAAGGATAAAAGATGGGATGACCATTGTTATTGGTGGGTTAGTAAAGGAAGAGAAAACCAAGGAGATTGCTCAAGTACCTTTCTTAAGGAATATCCCATATCTGGGCTATTTATTTAAGAAAGAGACGACTAAGAAACTTAACTCAGAACTTGTTATTTTACTTACCCCTAAAATTATTACTGGAGAAGAAAAATAG